One Rhododendron vialii isolate Sample 1 chromosome 2a, ASM3025357v1 genomic region harbors:
- the LOC131316019 gene encoding silicon efflux transporter LSI3-like isoform X2, with product MAFAATDKVVLGSVAFAVFWVLAVFPAVPFLPIGRTAGSLLGAVLMVIFRILTPNQAYAAIDLSILGLLFGTMVVSVYLERADMFKYLGKLLSWKCQGTKDLLCRICFISAISSSLFTNDTSCIVLTEFVLKIARQNKVPLHPFLLALASSANIGSSATPIGNPQNLVIAIQSGISFGKFVAGVIPAMLVGVVLNALILLVMYWKVLSVEKDEEQGSVEVISEVDVNSHQFSPATMLHLASLDSQGLNPTAGAIDQLKKRSSSREDAIPVQSMMEEEGDLANGGNRLLRKMCVYLVTVGMLAAFLVGLNMSWTAVTAALVLVVLDFKDAWPCLEKVSYSLLVFFCGMFITVEGFNRTGIPSTFWNLMEPHARINHVSGIAVFALVVLVLSNISSNVPTDFLHGCHTSRSLQFVYDSIKFLRL from the exons ATGGCCTTTGCTGCTACTGATAAAGTTGTTCTAGGCTCAGTTGCTTTTGCAGTCTTCTGGGTTTTGGCTGTTTTTCCAGCAGTTCCATTTCTCCCCATTGGTAGGACTGCAGGCTCGCTCCTTGGGGCCGTGCTCATGGTAATATTCAGAATTTTAACTCCAAACCAAGCGTATGCTGCCATAGACCTGTCAATTCTAGGCCTTCTCTTCGGAACCATGGTCGTAAGCGTCTATCTTGAAAGAGCCGACATGTTTAAATACTTGGGCAAATTGCTCTCATGGAAGTGCCAGGGTACAAAGGACTTGCTTTGCCGTATCTGCTTTATTTCTGCCATTTCGAGTTCTCTGTTCACCAACGATACCAGTTGTATTGTTCTGACAGAGTTTGTGCTCAAAATCGCGAGGCAAAACAAAGTTCCTTTACATCCGTTTCTACTTGCTTTGGCATCGAGTGCAAATATTGGTTCTTCTGCAACTCCAATAGGCAACCCTCAAAACTTGGTTATTGCTATTCAAAGTGGCATCTCTTTCGGAAAATTTGTAGCGGGAGTTATTCCTGCTATGCTTgtcggtgttgttttgaatgCTTTAATACTTCTGGTTATGTACTGGAAGGTTTTGTCGGTCGAAAAGGATGAAGAACAAGGTTCAGTCGAAGTGATCTCCGAGGTAGATGTGAATTCTCATCAATTCTCGCCTGCAACTATGTTGCATCTGGCGTCGTTGGATTCTCAAGGATTGAATCCCACAGCAGGTGCTATTGACCAGCTTAAAAAGAGATCAAGTTCAAGGGAAGATGCAATTCCAGTGCAGTCTATGATGGAAGAAGAGGGGGATTTGGCCAACGGAGGGAATAGATTGTTGAGGAAGATGTGTGTTTATCTTGTTACCGTAGGAATGCTTGCTGCTTTTCTTGTCGGTTTAAACATGTCTTGGACTGCAGTCACGGCTGCACTTGTTCTCGTGGTCCTTGATTTCAAAGATGCATGGCCGTGCCTGGAAAAG GTTTCCTACTCTCTCCTTGTATTCTTCTGTGGAATGTTTATCACGGTCGAGGGCTTCAACCGAACTGGGATACCTAGCACTTTCTGGAACTTAATGGAGCCCCACGCACGTATCAATCATGTCAGCGGCATCGCAGTGTTTGCCCTTGTTGTACTGGTCCTTTCGAACATTTCTTCAAACGTACCAACCG